The Spirosoma radiotolerans genome has a window encoding:
- a CDS encoding sulfatase family protein, translating to MIRPFIIRTLLGLIALVGLLLALPSYVVTYEERFPPAKPARPNIIFIISDDHTAQAISAYGSKLAKTPNIDRIAKEGAILYNNVVANSICGPSRATLLTGQFSHRNGYKLNEKVFDINQPVFTEELQKNGYQTAWIGKMHLGSLPHGFDYLNILPGHGSYYNSDFVDSNNKTTRHMGYVTDVVTGLSTEWLEKRDATKPFFLVVGHKATHREWMPALEDLGAYDNVTFPIPPTFYDTYTGRLAAQKQDMSIEKTMTLQADLKVHVEYEVDEAKVSQEKGRLKKMLYGNAEPTPEQDKQLDMYVREGSYKRLTPEQKKAFSAYYAKISKEFDQKKLTGRALTEWKYQRYLKDYLSTANSLDRNIGKLLDYLDKSGLAKNTVVVYTSDQGFYLGEHGWFDKRWIYEESLKTPFVIRYPGVIKAGSQVKQVVSNVDWAPTLLNLASTPIPAYIQGESFLPVLTGSKKAWRDRAYYHYYEYPEPHHVSPHFGLRTKQYTLARFYGPDNFWELYDIQKDPHNLHNLYGQKGYETITAGLKQQLKAEIVKYQDGDALKLMESAPQ from the coding sequence ATGATTCGACCGTTTATTATCCGCACCTTGCTTGGCTTAATAGCACTGGTAGGTTTATTGCTAGCGCTGCCCAGTTATGTCGTTACGTACGAAGAACGTTTTCCCCCAGCGAAGCCCGCTCGACCTAACATCATATTCATTATTTCTGATGACCACACGGCTCAGGCCATCAGTGCGTATGGAAGCAAACTGGCTAAAACGCCAAACATCGACCGCATTGCTAAAGAAGGGGCCATTCTTTACAACAACGTGGTGGCCAATTCCATCTGCGGGCCAAGCCGGGCGACCTTACTAACCGGCCAGTTCTCGCACCGGAACGGCTACAAATTAAATGAGAAGGTCTTCGATATAAACCAGCCAGTATTTACCGAAGAGTTGCAGAAGAACGGTTACCAGACTGCCTGGATTGGTAAAATGCACTTGGGAAGCCTGCCCCACGGGTTCGATTACCTGAATATTCTTCCCGGACACGGTAGTTATTACAACTCTGATTTTGTCGACTCCAACAACAAGACAACCCGCCACATGGGCTATGTGACCGATGTGGTGACGGGCTTGTCGACGGAGTGGCTCGAAAAGCGGGATGCGACGAAGCCCTTTTTTCTGGTTGTTGGCCACAAAGCAACACACCGCGAGTGGATGCCGGCACTGGAGGACCTAGGTGCCTATGATAACGTTACGTTTCCCATCCCCCCTACCTTTTACGATACCTATACCGGCCGTCTGGCGGCCCAGAAGCAGGATATGAGTATTGAAAAAACCATGACCCTGCAAGCCGATCTGAAAGTGCATGTTGAGTATGAGGTCGATGAAGCCAAGGTCTCCCAGGAGAAGGGCCGGTTGAAAAAGATGCTGTACGGCAATGCAGAGCCTACCCCCGAGCAGGATAAACAGCTCGACATGTACGTTCGGGAGGGCTCCTATAAACGGCTTACCCCCGAGCAGAAGAAAGCCTTTTCGGCCTACTATGCCAAAATCAGTAAAGAATTCGACCAGAAGAAGCTGACGGGCAGGGCCCTGACGGAATGGAAGTACCAACGGTATCTGAAAGATTACCTATCGACGGCCAATTCGCTGGATCGCAACATCGGCAAGCTGCTGGACTATCTGGATAAAAGCGGGTTGGCCAAAAACACGGTCGTGGTGTATACCTCCGATCAGGGCTTTTACCTGGGCGAACATGGCTGGTTCGACAAACGGTGGATCTACGAGGAGTCGCTGAAAACGCCGTTTGTGATTCGGTATCCGGGCGTGATCAAAGCTGGCAGCCAAGTCAAGCAGGTTGTCTCGAATGTGGACTGGGCACCCACGCTATTGAATCTGGCCAGTACGCCCATTCCTGCTTATATTCAGGGTGAGTCGTTTTTACCTGTATTGACCGGCTCCAAGAAAGCGTGGCGGGATAGGGCTTATTACCATTATTATGAATATCCAGAGCCACATCACGTATCGCCCCACTTTGGCTTACGCACGAAACAATACACGTTGGCGCGCTTTTATGGTCCGGACAACTTTTGGGAATTGTATGATATTCAGAAAGACCCGCATAATCTG
- a CDS encoding NUDIX hydrolase, with the protein MINQFSPGNDLQNGSGHFLPAVSIDNVIFGFHQNELTVLLLQAKSNQRWMLPGGFIGKEEDLDAAAARILTARTSLTNVFLQQFHVFGSAKRNRKEHLGEVLRTLGIELTAESWFMQRFITIGYYALVNYEQVIPQPDETSLTCCWQDVRKLPLMLFDHEHIIAKALQVLRLQLNYQPIGYTLLPKEFPLKSLQTIYETILGRKLDRSNFNRKLLSYGILEKKEKHYTGAAHKAPFLYSFREDMYFKALENGLEKDF; encoded by the coding sequence ATGATCAATCAGTTCTCACCAGGCAATGATCTGCAGAATGGCTCCGGCCACTTTTTACCGGCGGTCTCCATTGATAATGTCATTTTTGGTTTCCACCAAAATGAGTTGACGGTGTTATTACTCCAGGCTAAAAGCAATCAGCGATGGATGCTACCAGGTGGGTTTATCGGCAAAGAGGAAGATTTGGATGCCGCTGCGGCAAGAATTCTGACTGCCCGCACGAGCTTGACCAATGTATTCCTGCAACAATTTCATGTTTTTGGCAGTGCAAAACGGAACCGTAAGGAACATTTAGGGGAAGTACTGCGAACGCTGGGCATTGAACTAACGGCGGAGAGCTGGTTTATGCAACGCTTTATCACGATTGGCTACTATGCACTGGTTAATTATGAGCAGGTAATTCCCCAACCCGATGAGACCTCACTAACCTGCTGCTGGCAAGATGTCCGTAAACTTCCCCTGATGCTATTTGACCATGAACACATCATTGCCAAAGCCTTGCAGGTCCTGCGCTTACAACTGAATTACCAGCCTATTGGCTATACGTTATTACCCAAAGAATTTCCTCTGAAGAGTCTACAAACGATTTATGAAACCATTCTTGGCCGAAAGCTGGACCGCAGTAATTTCAATCGTAAGCTTTTGTCCTATGGCATATTAGAGAAAAAAGAGAAACACTATACCGGTGCTGCTCACAAGGCCCCCTTTCTGTATTCGTTCAGGGAAGACATGTATTTCAAAGCATTAGAGAACGGGTTGGAAAAAGATTTCTAG
- a CDS encoding DUF3592 domain-containing protein translates to MKYLPLILGLLCSIGALYQFYRGSWLFLNGQSVEGRVVGNERSLGKSSVYYPIVEFQTLGGQTYRCKGQSGTSPAEYEVNDTVTVHFDPAKPTNTFIGNFFSLIQGALFSMGLGVLFSWFGLKVLGWGKPQASIRRN, encoded by the coding sequence ATGAAGTATTTACCGCTCATTCTTGGTCTACTCTGTAGTATAGGAGCCCTCTATCAGTTTTATCGGGGGAGCTGGTTATTCCTCAATGGGCAATCGGTTGAGGGCCGGGTTGTTGGTAATGAAAGGAGTTTGGGTAAATCGAGTGTCTATTATCCCATCGTGGAGTTTCAGACACTGGGCGGTCAGACTTATAGATGCAAAGGGCAATCTGGAACATCCCCAGCTGAATACGAAGTAAATGATACCGTAACGGTTCATTTCGACCCTGCTAAACCGACCAACACCTTTATTGGCAATTTCTTCAGCTTGATCCAGGGAGCCCTTTTTTCCATGGGACTGGGCGTTCTATTCAGTTGGTTTGGCCTGAAGGTGCTAGGCTGGGGAAAGCCACAGGCCTCTATTCGTAGAAATTAA